A genomic stretch from Erigeron canadensis isolate Cc75 chromosome 9, C_canadensis_v1, whole genome shotgun sequence includes:
- the LOC122581988 gene encoding transcription factor bHLH100-like — protein sequence MLALSPPLFCTNYGWPLEELIPQNIQQDLHNEANSYHSLLDFPTYDQVLPYDFAPQISISSGEAANGNISDTRKVAKKLDHNASERDRRKRVNNLYTFLRSLLPLSSDQKKKVSIPGIVSQALKYIPDLQKEVNTLKNKKEKLKLCSSSTNFMDRSAKATTNQKTSSVVASVSVLNDKAAVIQLIFSSHYLKKNKGIGLLSTVVEYLEEEEGLVLLNTTTFKCPGKDRCMNTLHFQVQDDHKLETEKLKEKLSSLYT from the exons atgttagcattATCGCCTCCTTTGTTTTGTACGAATTACGGATGGCCCTTAGAGGAGCTCATTCCACAAAATATACAACAGGATTTGCACAATGAAGCAAATTCATATCACTCCCTTCTTGATTTTCCTACATATGATCAAGTGCTACCATATGATTTTGCACCACAAATTTCCATTTCATCTGGAGAAGCTGCAAACGGAAATATCAGTGATACTAGGAAGGTAGCCAAAAAGCTCGATCATAATGCTAGTGAAAGAGATCGGCGTAAGAGGGTTAATAACTTATACACGTTTCTTCGTTCATTACTTCCCTTGTCAAGTGATCAAAAG AAAAAAGTAAGCATCCCTGGCATTGTATCACAAGCACTGAAATACATACCGGATCTGCAAAAGGAAGTGAATACgctgaaaaataaaaaggaaaagctaAAGTTGTGTTCCTCATCGACCAATTTTATGGATCGAAGTGCTAAAGCAACTACAAATCAAAAAACATCATCAGTAGTTGCTTCGGTAAGTGTCTTAAATGACAAAGCAGCTGTAATCCAGCTGATTTTCTCATCTCATTACTTGAAGAAGAACAAGGGCATTGGCTTATTATCTACAGTTGTGGAATActtggaggaagaagaagggctagttttgctaaatacaacTACCTTCAAGTGTCCTGGAAAAGACAGGTGCATGAACACTCTTCATTTTCAG GTGCAAGATGATCATAAATTAGAGACAGAAAAGTTAAAGGAGAAACTAAGCTCTCTCTATACCTAG